The Pan troglodytes isolate AG18354 chromosome 7, NHGRI_mPanTro3-v2.0_pri, whole genome shotgun sequence genome has a window encoding:
- the LOC134810648 gene encoding uncharacterized protein LOC134810648: MGSSITLLSLSVNYEPYHRGVNIPRDMGSYITLLPPPPDTRNHITGGCTHPAIWGEQYQGGKCTPPVIFGVMLCYPFLDISSNITRGVYNTCDIYGGQARVQVFENASVRTTKSDLPQSSMWSGRKTSISAAVSLKCILSHWDQFDAQTLKKRLLIFFCTMAWPQYSLSDGEKWPPEGSTNYNTILKLDLYCKREGKWSEIPYVQAFFSLRENTQLCKACNLHPTGGPLSLPPYPSLPIAPLPINDNPSLISPAQKEISKEISKGPQNPPGYRLCPFQAVGAGEFGPTQVHVPFSLSDLKQIKADLGKFSDDPDRYIDVLQGLGQTFDLAWRDVMLLLDQTLAFYEKNAALAAAREFGDIWYLSQVNDRMTAEERDKFPTGQQAIPSMNPHWDLDTDHGDWSHKHLLTCVLEGLRRIRKKPMNYSMMSTITQGKEENPSAFLERLREALRKYTPLSPESLEGQLILKDKFITQSAADIRRKLQKQALGPEQNLEALLNLATLVFYNRDQEEQAQKEKRDQRKAAALVMALRQTNLGGSERTENGADQSPGRACYQCGLLGHFKKDCPMRNKLPPRPYSEIARPLYTLIKETQRANTHLVEWEPEAETAFKALKQALVQAPALSLPTGQNFSLYVTERAGIALGVLTQTRGTTPQPVAYLSKEIDIVAKGWHHCLRVVAAVAVLVSEASKIIQGKGLTVWTTHDVNGILGAKGSLWLSDNCLLRYQALLLEGLVLQIHMCVALNPATFLPEDGEPIEHDCQQIIVQTYATRDDLLDVPLTIPDLNLYTDGSSVVENGIQRAGYAIVSDVTILESKPLAPVTRAQLAELVALT, from the exons ATGGGGAGTAGTAtcaccctcctctccctctctgtaaATTATGAACCGTATCACAGGGGAGTGAACATCCCCCGCGACATGGGGAGTTATATCACCCTCCTCCCCCCGCCCCCGGATACTAGgaaccatatcacagggggttgtacacaccctgcgatatgggga gaacaatatcaaggGGGGAAGTGTACACCCCCAGTGATATTTGGAGTAATGTTGTGCTATCCTTTTCTGGATATTAGCAGCAATATCACAAGGGGAGTGTACAACACCTGCGATATTTATG gaggacaggcaagggtgcaggtttttgagaatgcgTCAGTAAGGACCACTAAATCTGACCTTCCTCAGTCCTCCATGTGGTCTGGGAGGAAAACTAGTATTTCTGCTGCTGTGTCg ttgaaatgcatcctaagccattgggaccaatttgacgcacaaaccctgaaaaagaggctgctcatttttttctgcactatggcttggccccaatattctctctctgatggggaaaaatggccacctgagggaagtacaaattacaatactatcctgaaGCTTGATCTTtactgtaagagggaaggcaaatggagtgaaataccttatgtccaagctttcttctCATTGAGggagaatacacaactatgcaaagcttgcaatttacatcccacaggaggacctctcagcttacccccatatcctagtctccctatagctccccttcctattaatgataatccttctctaatctcccctgcccagaaggaaataagcaaagaaatctccaaaggtcCACAAAACCCCCCGGGCTATCGGTTATGTCCCTTTCAAGCTGTAGGGgcaggggaatttggcccaacccaggtacatgtccccttctccctctctgatttaaagcagatcaaggcagacctggggaagttttcagatgatcctgatagatacatagatgtcctacaaggtctagggcaaacctttgacctcgcttggagagatgtcatgctactgttagatcaaaccctggccttttaTGAAAAGAAtgcggctttagctgcagcccgagagtttggagatatctggtatcttagtcaagtaaatgatagaatgacagccgaagaaagggacaaattccctactggtcagcaagccatccccagtatgaatccccactgggaccttgacACAGATCATGGGGATTGGAGtcataaacatctgttgacctgtgttctagaaggactaaggagaattagaaaaaagcccatgaattattcaatgatgtccaccataactcagggaaaggaagaaaatccttctgccttcctcgagCGGCTAcgagaggccttaagaaaatatactcccctgtcacccgAATCACTCGAgggtcaattgattctaaaagataagtttattacccaatcagccgcagatatcaggagaaagctccaaaagcaagccctgggccctgaacaaaatctagaggcattattaaacctggcaaccttggtgttctataatagggaccaagaggaacaggcccaaaaggaaaagcgagatcagagaaaggctgcagccttagtcatggccctcagacaaacaaaccttggtggttcagagaggacagaaaatggagcagaccaatcacctggtagggcttgttatcagtgtggtttactaggacactttaaaaaagattgtccaatgagaaacaagctgccccctcgTCC ATACAGCGAGATAGCCAGGCCCctctatactctaatcaaggaaacccagagggcaaatactcatctagtagaatgggaaccagaggcagaaacagccttcaaagccttaaagcaggccctagtacaagctccagctttaagccttcccacaggacagAACTTCTCTTTATACGTCACAGAGAGAGCTGggatagctcttggagtccttactcagactcgtgggacaaccccacaaccagtggcatacctaagtaaggaaattgatataGTAGCAAAGGGCTGGCATCACTGTTTAAGGGTAGTTGCAGCAGTGGCTGTCTTAGTGTCAGAGGCcagcaaaataatacaaggaaagggtctcactgtctggactactcatgatgtaaatggcatactaggtgccaaaggaagtttatggctatcagacaactgCCTACTTAGATACCAGGCACTACTCCTTGAGGGACTGGTGCTTCAAATACACATGTGCgtggccctcaaccctgccacttttctcccagaggatggggaaccaatcgagcatgactgccaacaaattatagtccagacttatgccACCCGAGATGATCTCTTAGATGTCCCCTTAACTattcctgaccttaacctatataccgATGGAAGTTCAgttgtggagaatgggatacaAAGGGCAGGTTAcgccatagttagtgatgtaaccatacttgaaagtaagcctcttgCCCCAGTGACCAGggcccagttagcagaactagtggcacttacctga